One Gossypium hirsutum isolate 1008001.06 chromosome A11, Gossypium_hirsutum_v2.1, whole genome shotgun sequence genomic window carries:
- the LOC107924713 gene encoding chaperonin CPN60-2, mitochondrial isoform X1, producing the protein MYRHLTSLASKARLAKNRIQLNGTRLSWSRNYAAKDIKFGVEARALMLSGVQELADAVKVTMGPKGRNVVLEQSFGAPKVTKDGVTVAKSIEFKDRVKNIGASLVKQVANATNDVAGDGTTCATVLTRAIFVEGCKSVAAGMNAMDLRRGITMAVDAVVTNLKSRARMISTSEEIAQVGTISANGEREIGELIAKAMEKVGKEGVITIADGKTLYNELEVVEGMKLDRGYISPYFITNQKNQKCELENPLILIHEKKISNLPALVKFLELSLTKQRPLLIVAEDLESEALATLILNKLRAGIKVCAIKAPGFGENRKAGLQDLAALTGGQVITEELGLDIEKVGAEVLGSCKKVTVSKDDTIILDGAGDKATIEERCDQIRSAIGSSTSDYDKDKLQERLAKLSGGVAVLKIGGASETEVSEKKDRVTDALNATKAAVEEGIVPGGGAALLYASKELENLETANFDQKIGVQIIQNALKMPVHTIASNAGVEGAVVVGKLLEQDNPDLGYDAAKGEYVDMVKAGIIDPLKVIRTALVDAASVSSLMTTTEAIVTELPKDDKEGAATAGGMGGLDY; encoded by the exons ATGTACCGCCATCTCACTTCCCTCGCCTCCAAAGCCAG GTTGGCTAAGAACAGAATCCAATTG aATGGTACTAGATTGAGTTGGAGTAGAAACTATGCGGCTAAAGACATCAAATTTGGTGTAGAAGCGCGAGCATTGATGCTTAGCGGCGTTCAAGAGCTAGCCGATGCTGTTAAAGTCACCATGGGTCCAAAA GGGCGTAATGTTGTTTTGGAACAAAGTTTTGGGGCTCCTAAGGTGACAAAAGATGGTGTTACTGTAGCCAAGAGCATTGAATTTAAAGACAGAGTGAAAAACATTGGTGCTTCCCTTGTAAAGCAGGTTGCCAATGCCACCAATGACGTTGCTGGGGATG GCACCACTTGTGCGACAGTCCTTACCCGCGCAATATTTGTTGAAGGATGTAAATCAGTGGCGGCTGGAATGAATGCCATGGACCTCAGACGAGGAATCACAATGGCAGTTGATGCAGTTGTGACCAACTTGAAGAGTAGAGCGCGGATGATCAGCACGTCCGAGGAAATTGCACAG GTTGGAACAATATCTGCGAATGGAGAAAGGGAGATTGGCGAGCTCATTGCCAAGGCCATGGAGAAAGTTGGCAAAGAAGGTGTTATTACCATTGCT gaTGGGAAAACCTTGTACAATGAATTAGAGGTTGTTGAGGGAATGAAGCTTGATAGAGGCTACATATCCCCTTACTTTATCACCAACCAGAAGAACCAGAAATGC GAATTGGAGAACCCACTTATTTTGATCCATGAGAAAAAGATCTCTAACTTGCCTGCTTTGGTGAAATTTTTGGAATTGTCTTTGACG AAGCAAAGGCCTTTACTAATTGTTGCTGAAGATCTTGAAAGTGAAGCTCTTGCAACTCTCATTCTGAACAAGCTTCGTGCTGGaatcaag GTGTGTGCCATTAAGGCCCCAGGTTTTGGGGAAAATAGGAAAGCTGGCTTGCAGGACCTTGCTGCTCTTACTGGGGGCCAG GTAATAACTGAAGAACTTGGTCTTGACATTGAGAAAGTTGGAGCAGAAGTGCTTGGCTCTTGCAAAAAG GTTACAGTATCAAAGGATGACACAATTATCCTTGATGGCGCTGGAGACAAGGCTACCATTGAAGAAAGATGCGATCAA ATAAGATCAGCAATTGGATCAAGCACTTCTGATTACGATAAGGACAAATTACAAGAGAGGCTTGCGAAGCTCTCTGGCGGCGTTGCAGTTTTGAAG ATTGGAGGAGCAAGTGAAACAGAAGTTAGTGAAAAGAAGGATAGAGTTACCGATGCCCTAAATGCCACGAAAGCTGCTGTGGAGGAAGGAATTGTTCCTG GTGGTGGTGCTGCACTTCTTTATGCCTCTAAGGAACTTGAAAACCTGGAGACTGCAAACTTTGATCAGAAGATCGGTGTTCAGATCATCCAAAATGCTCTTAAG ATGCCTGTACATACAATTGCATCTAATGCTGGAGTTGAGGGTGCAGTGGTTGTTGGAAAGCTACTGGAACAGGACAATCCCGACCTCGGTTATGATGCTGCTAAGG GTGAGTATGTAGATATGGTTAAAGCTGGAATTATCGATCCTTTGAAAGTCATAAGAACAGCCTTGGTAGATGCTGCAAG TGTGAGTTCATTGATGACTACAACTGAAGCCATTGTTACTGAACTTCCAAAGGATGACAAGGAAGGGGCAGCCACCGCAGGCGGCATGGGCGGTCTAGATTACTAA
- the LOC107924713 gene encoding chaperonin CPN60-2, mitochondrial isoform X2, giving the protein MYRHLTSLASKARIQLNGTRLSWSRNYAAKDIKFGVEARALMLSGVQELADAVKVTMGPKGRNVVLEQSFGAPKVTKDGVTVAKSIEFKDRVKNIGASLVKQVANATNDVAGDGTTCATVLTRAIFVEGCKSVAAGMNAMDLRRGITMAVDAVVTNLKSRARMISTSEEIAQVGTISANGEREIGELIAKAMEKVGKEGVITIADGKTLYNELEVVEGMKLDRGYISPYFITNQKNQKCELENPLILIHEKKISNLPALVKFLELSLTKQRPLLIVAEDLESEALATLILNKLRAGIKVCAIKAPGFGENRKAGLQDLAALTGGQVITEELGLDIEKVGAEVLGSCKKVTVSKDDTIILDGAGDKATIEERCDQIRSAIGSSTSDYDKDKLQERLAKLSGGVAVLKIGGASETEVSEKKDRVTDALNATKAAVEEGIVPGGGAALLYASKELENLETANFDQKIGVQIIQNALKMPVHTIASNAGVEGAVVVGKLLEQDNPDLGYDAAKGEYVDMVKAGIIDPLKVIRTALVDAASVSSLMTTTEAIVTELPKDDKEGAATAGGMGGLDY; this is encoded by the exons ATGTACCGCCATCTCACTTCCCTCGCCTCCAAAGCCAG AATCCAATTG aATGGTACTAGATTGAGTTGGAGTAGAAACTATGCGGCTAAAGACATCAAATTTGGTGTAGAAGCGCGAGCATTGATGCTTAGCGGCGTTCAAGAGCTAGCCGATGCTGTTAAAGTCACCATGGGTCCAAAA GGGCGTAATGTTGTTTTGGAACAAAGTTTTGGGGCTCCTAAGGTGACAAAAGATGGTGTTACTGTAGCCAAGAGCATTGAATTTAAAGACAGAGTGAAAAACATTGGTGCTTCCCTTGTAAAGCAGGTTGCCAATGCCACCAATGACGTTGCTGGGGATG GCACCACTTGTGCGACAGTCCTTACCCGCGCAATATTTGTTGAAGGATGTAAATCAGTGGCGGCTGGAATGAATGCCATGGACCTCAGACGAGGAATCACAATGGCAGTTGATGCAGTTGTGACCAACTTGAAGAGTAGAGCGCGGATGATCAGCACGTCCGAGGAAATTGCACAG GTTGGAACAATATCTGCGAATGGAGAAAGGGAGATTGGCGAGCTCATTGCCAAGGCCATGGAGAAAGTTGGCAAAGAAGGTGTTATTACCATTGCT gaTGGGAAAACCTTGTACAATGAATTAGAGGTTGTTGAGGGAATGAAGCTTGATAGAGGCTACATATCCCCTTACTTTATCACCAACCAGAAGAACCAGAAATGC GAATTGGAGAACCCACTTATTTTGATCCATGAGAAAAAGATCTCTAACTTGCCTGCTTTGGTGAAATTTTTGGAATTGTCTTTGACG AAGCAAAGGCCTTTACTAATTGTTGCTGAAGATCTTGAAAGTGAAGCTCTTGCAACTCTCATTCTGAACAAGCTTCGTGCTGGaatcaag GTGTGTGCCATTAAGGCCCCAGGTTTTGGGGAAAATAGGAAAGCTGGCTTGCAGGACCTTGCTGCTCTTACTGGGGGCCAG GTAATAACTGAAGAACTTGGTCTTGACATTGAGAAAGTTGGAGCAGAAGTGCTTGGCTCTTGCAAAAAG GTTACAGTATCAAAGGATGACACAATTATCCTTGATGGCGCTGGAGACAAGGCTACCATTGAAGAAAGATGCGATCAA ATAAGATCAGCAATTGGATCAAGCACTTCTGATTACGATAAGGACAAATTACAAGAGAGGCTTGCGAAGCTCTCTGGCGGCGTTGCAGTTTTGAAG ATTGGAGGAGCAAGTGAAACAGAAGTTAGTGAAAAGAAGGATAGAGTTACCGATGCCCTAAATGCCACGAAAGCTGCTGTGGAGGAAGGAATTGTTCCTG GTGGTGGTGCTGCACTTCTTTATGCCTCTAAGGAACTTGAAAACCTGGAGACTGCAAACTTTGATCAGAAGATCGGTGTTCAGATCATCCAAAATGCTCTTAAG ATGCCTGTACATACAATTGCATCTAATGCTGGAGTTGAGGGTGCAGTGGTTGTTGGAAAGCTACTGGAACAGGACAATCCCGACCTCGGTTATGATGCTGCTAAGG GTGAGTATGTAGATATGGTTAAAGCTGGAATTATCGATCCTTTGAAAGTCATAAGAACAGCCTTGGTAGATGCTGCAAG TGTGAGTTCATTGATGACTACAACTGAAGCCATTGTTACTGAACTTCCAAAGGATGACAAGGAAGGGGCAGCCACCGCAGGCGGCATGGGCGGTCTAGATTACTAA
- the LOC107924576 gene encoding transcription factor PIF1 isoform X1 produces the protein MMNHCVPDFEMEDDYAILSPPSLTRVEKPPPRPEDEIMELLWQNGQVVMQSQNQRSMKKLPSFKLLDADNSAPREIRSSSPSHKHRRHHHQEQQQLVTDHLFMQEDEMASWLHYPISDTNFDHDFCSDLLYPPSSSPTAAVAPCVSSTVATSTPPILKRVSQVSVSASANESVPRPPVPPARRNELEPARIHNFSHFSRHITARAEQSELSNSKSVMGESTVVDSSNTPAAAPELRAAQAMPSNTEAASGGNNNNNNNANANMSAAGVPYLQSADVRLGANKGILATCEVTVTSSPGGSSASAEPTAQKAASAEDRKRKGRELDEAECHSENAEFESADTKKQTRGSTSAKRSRAAEVHNLSERRRRDRINEKMRALQELIPRCNKSDKASMLDDAIAYLKSLQMQIQMMSMGCGMVPMFPGVQQYISPMGIGMSMGMDMGIIRPMMSFPNVVAGSALPTLAAAAHLGPRIPMPAFHMPPSIPAPDPSRFQPSNQSDPIPNPLFMQNLNQAQQYIGLHQTMQIPHPQGQAMAQPSSRRGAEKVENHPTGRSISF, from the exons AT gatgaATCACTGCGTTCCAGATTTCGAAATGGAAGACGATTATGCAATCCTTTCACCTCCTAGTTTAACTCGAGTTGAAAAGCCTCCGCCCAG ACCAGAGGATGAAATCATGGAGCTGTTGTGGCAAAACGGACAAGTTGTTATGCAGAGCCAAAATCAACGATCTATGAAGAAATTGCCGTCGTTCAAACTTCTCGACGCCGATAATTCGGCTCCCAGGGAGATCCGGTCATCATCACCATCTCACAAGCatcgtcgtcatcatcatcaaGAGCAACAGCAATTGGTTACCGATCATCTCTTCATGCAAGAAGATGAAATGGCTTCGTGGCTTCACTATCCTATCAGCGACACAAACTTCGACCACGATTTCTGCAGTGATCTCCTCTATCCACCCTCCTCCTCCCCCACCGCTGCCGTCGCACCTTGCGTGAGCTCCACTGTGGCAACTTCCACTCCTCCTATACTTAAAAGAGTTTCTCAAGTTTCGGTTTCTGCTTCAGCTAACGAATCAGTTCCTAGGCCCCCGGTACCGCCGGCTAGGAGGAATGAGTTGGAGCCGGCAAGGATCCACAACTTCTCTCACTTCTCGAGGCATATAACGGCGAGGGCGGAGCAATCTGAACTCTCGAATTCGAAGAGTGTAATGGGGGAATCGACGGTCGTTGATTCGAGCAATACTCCGGCGGCAGCTCCTGAATTGAGAGCCGCTCAGGCTATGCCAAGCAACACTGAGGCGGCATCTGGCgggaacaacaacaacaacaacaatgccAACGCCAACATGAGCGCCGCCGGAGTACCCTATTTGCAATCAGCTGACGTCAGACTGGGTGCCAACAAAGGCATTTTAGCCACGTGCGAGGTCACCGTGACATCATCACCTGGAGGCTCCAGTGCTAGCGCTGAACCTACGGCTCAAAAGGCGGCCTCGGCTGAAGACCGGAAGCGTAAAGGCAGAGAACTGGACGAAGCCGAATGTCACAGCGAG AATGCTGAGTTTGAATCGGCTGACACGAAGAAACAAACGCGTGGATCCACATCTGCAAAAAGGTCTCGTGCTGCAGAGGTCCATAACCTCTCCGAGAGG AGACGCAGGGATCGTATAAATGAAAAGATGAGGGCTTTGCAAGAACTTATACCTCGTTGCAACAAG TCAGATAAAGCTTCAATGCTGGATGATGCAATTGCTTACTTGAAATCACTTCAGATGCAAATTCAG ATGATGTCTATGGGTTGTGGCATGGTCCCAATGTTTCCAGGTGTTCAGCAGTATATATCCCCAATGGGAATTGGGATGAGTATGGGCATGGATATGGGAATAATTAGGCCAATGATGTCATTTCCCAACGTTGTGGCTGGTTCAGCGTTACCAACATTGGCAGCTGCAGCTCATTTGGGTCCAAGGATTCCTATGCCAGCCTTTCATATGCCACCATCAATTCCAGCTCCTGACCCATCAAGATTCCAACCAAGCAATCAATCTGACCCCATCCCAAACCCGCTTTTCATGCAAAACCTAAACCAGGCCCAGCAGTATATTGGTCTTCACCAAACTATGCAAATACCCCATCCACAG GGTCAAGCAATGGCCCAGCCAAGTAGCAGAAGGGGAGCTGAGAAAGTTGAGAATCACCCAACAGGTAGGTCCATTAGTTTCTAG
- the LOC107924576 gene encoding transcription factor PIF1 isoform X2 — MMNHCVPDFEMEDDYAILSPPSLTRVEKPPPRPEDEIMELLWQNGQVVMQSQNQRSMKKLPSFKLLDADNSAPREIRSSSPSHKHRRHHHQEQQQLVTDHLFMQEDEMASWLHYPISDTNFDHDFCSDLLYPPSSSPTAAVAPCVSSTVATSTPPILKRVSQVSVSASANESVPRPPVPPARRNELEPARIHNFSHFSRHITARAEQSELSNSKSVMGESTVVDSSNTPAAAPELRAAQAMPSNTEAASGGNNNNNNNANANMSAAGVPYLQSADVRLGANKGILATCEVTVTSSPGGSSASAEPTAQKAASAEDRKRKGRELDEAECHSENAEFESADTKKQTRGSTSAKRSRAAEVHNLSERRRRDRINEKMRALQELIPRCNKSDKASMLDDAIAYLKSLQMQIQMMSMGCGMVPMFPGVQQYISPMGIGMSMGMDMGIIRPMMSFPNVVAGSALPTLAAAAHLGPRIPMPAFHMPPSIPAPDPSRFQPSNQSDPIPNPLFMQNLNQAQQYIGLHQTMQIPHPQGQAMAQPSSRRGAEKVENHPTG; from the exons AT gatgaATCACTGCGTTCCAGATTTCGAAATGGAAGACGATTATGCAATCCTTTCACCTCCTAGTTTAACTCGAGTTGAAAAGCCTCCGCCCAG ACCAGAGGATGAAATCATGGAGCTGTTGTGGCAAAACGGACAAGTTGTTATGCAGAGCCAAAATCAACGATCTATGAAGAAATTGCCGTCGTTCAAACTTCTCGACGCCGATAATTCGGCTCCCAGGGAGATCCGGTCATCATCACCATCTCACAAGCatcgtcgtcatcatcatcaaGAGCAACAGCAATTGGTTACCGATCATCTCTTCATGCAAGAAGATGAAATGGCTTCGTGGCTTCACTATCCTATCAGCGACACAAACTTCGACCACGATTTCTGCAGTGATCTCCTCTATCCACCCTCCTCCTCCCCCACCGCTGCCGTCGCACCTTGCGTGAGCTCCACTGTGGCAACTTCCACTCCTCCTATACTTAAAAGAGTTTCTCAAGTTTCGGTTTCTGCTTCAGCTAACGAATCAGTTCCTAGGCCCCCGGTACCGCCGGCTAGGAGGAATGAGTTGGAGCCGGCAAGGATCCACAACTTCTCTCACTTCTCGAGGCATATAACGGCGAGGGCGGAGCAATCTGAACTCTCGAATTCGAAGAGTGTAATGGGGGAATCGACGGTCGTTGATTCGAGCAATACTCCGGCGGCAGCTCCTGAATTGAGAGCCGCTCAGGCTATGCCAAGCAACACTGAGGCGGCATCTGGCgggaacaacaacaacaacaacaatgccAACGCCAACATGAGCGCCGCCGGAGTACCCTATTTGCAATCAGCTGACGTCAGACTGGGTGCCAACAAAGGCATTTTAGCCACGTGCGAGGTCACCGTGACATCATCACCTGGAGGCTCCAGTGCTAGCGCTGAACCTACGGCTCAAAAGGCGGCCTCGGCTGAAGACCGGAAGCGTAAAGGCAGAGAACTGGACGAAGCCGAATGTCACAGCGAG AATGCTGAGTTTGAATCGGCTGACACGAAGAAACAAACGCGTGGATCCACATCTGCAAAAAGGTCTCGTGCTGCAGAGGTCCATAACCTCTCCGAGAGG AGACGCAGGGATCGTATAAATGAAAAGATGAGGGCTTTGCAAGAACTTATACCTCGTTGCAACAAG TCAGATAAAGCTTCAATGCTGGATGATGCAATTGCTTACTTGAAATCACTTCAGATGCAAATTCAG ATGATGTCTATGGGTTGTGGCATGGTCCCAATGTTTCCAGGTGTTCAGCAGTATATATCCCCAATGGGAATTGGGATGAGTATGGGCATGGATATGGGAATAATTAGGCCAATGATGTCATTTCCCAACGTTGTGGCTGGTTCAGCGTTACCAACATTGGCAGCTGCAGCTCATTTGGGTCCAAGGATTCCTATGCCAGCCTTTCATATGCCACCATCAATTCCAGCTCCTGACCCATCAAGATTCCAACCAAGCAATCAATCTGACCCCATCCCAAACCCGCTTTTCATGCAAAACCTAAACCAGGCCCAGCAGTATATTGGTCTTCACCAAACTATGCAAATACCCCATCCACAG GGTCAAGCAATGGCCCAGCCAAGTAGCAGAAGGGGAGCTGAGAAAGTTGAGAATCACCCAACAG GTTGA
- the LOC107924513 gene encoding N-terminal acetyltransferase A complex catalytic subunit NAA10: protein MVCIRKATMDDLLAMQACNLLCLPENYQMKYYFYHILSWPQLLYVAEDYNGRIVGYVLAKMEDESNECHGHITSLAVLRTHRKLGLATKLMNAAQAAMEQVFGAEYVSLHVRKSNRAAFNLYTQTLGYKIHDVEAKYYADGEDAYDMRKQLKGKTNHHHGHHHHHHHHHHHGGGCCSGDARSGEAAHTRGDSKSESKASTKSDSKTG, encoded by the exons ATGGTGTGCATACGCAAGGCGACCATGGACGACCTACTGGCTATGCAAGCTTGCAACTTGCTTTGCCTTCCCGAGAATTACCAGATGAAATACTATTTCTACCACATCCTCTCTTGGCCTCAGCTTCTTTACGTCGCCGAGGACTACAACGGCCGCATCGTCGGTTACGTCCTCGCTAAGATGGAGGACGAAAGCAACGAGTGCCACGGCCACATTACCTCTCTCGCCGTCCTCCGCACTCACCGCAAGCTTGGCCTCGCCACTAAGCTCATGAACGCCGCCCAAGCCGCCATGGAGCAG GTGTTTGGAGCAGAGTATGTGTCGCTGCATGTGAGGAAGAGTAACAGGGCAGCGTTTAATTTGTATACCCAGACGTTGGGATATAAGATTCATGATGTGGAGGCCAAGTATTATGCAGATGGGGAGGATGCATATGACATGAGGAAGCAGTTGAAAGGAAAGACGAACCATCATCATGGTCATCatcatcaccaccaccaccaccaccatcatgGTGGTGGATGTTGTTCAGGTGATGCAAGAAGTGGAGAAGCAGCTCATACACGAGGAGACTCGAAATCAGAGTCAAAAGCTAGCACAAAATCTGATTCCAAAACTGGATGA
- the LOC107923615 gene encoding 15.7 kDa heat shock protein, peroxisomal: MADGILGHPFRRLFWSPPIFREWSGSPALMDWLESPSAHIFKFNVPGYNKEDIKVQIQDGNIMHIKGEGIKEESHTKDTVWHVAERGSGKAEFSREIELPENVKIEQIKAQVENGVLTIVAPKDSTPKPSKVRNVNITSKL; this comes from the exons ATGGCAGATGGTATATTGGGTCACCCATTCAGGCGCCTCTTTTGGAGCCCTCCAATCTTCCGTGAATGGTCTGGATCACCCGCTCTCATGGATTGGCTCGAATCCCCCAGTGCCCACATCTTCAAGTTTAACGTCCCAG GATACAATAAGGAGGATATAAAAGTGCAGATACAAGATGGGAATATTATGCATATAAAAGGAGAGGGTATTAAAGAGGAGAGTCACACGAAAGATACTGTTTGGCATGTTGCGGAGAGAGGGTCAGGGAAAGCTGAATTTTCTCGGGAAATTGAATTGCCAGAAAATGTGaagattgagcagattaaggccCAAGTAGAAAACGGTGTGCTCACAATTGTTGCTCCAAAAGATTCAACTCCAAAGCCTTCTAAAGTGCGAAATGTTAACATCACTAGCAAACTCTGA